In Ischnura elegans chromosome 9, ioIscEleg1.1, whole genome shotgun sequence, the following proteins share a genomic window:
- the LOC124166080 gene encoding src kinase-associated phosphoprotein 2-A-like, whose product MAQKYGPLQRKDRFMFMDQLRNFWAALHANKLYFYRNEREAQPRSWICIDGYTAKSAPNAVRDSKKKPLCFEVICPANKKLQFIASSPNDMEQWVTAINKRSGSSSNIRSSDTTNPDEDNTSTYEDVDLICASLQG is encoded by the exons ATGGCACAAAAGTATGGACCTCTGCAGCGAAAAGATCGCTTCATGTTCATGGATCAGCTGAGAAATTTTTGGGCTGCCCTCCATGCCAATAAGCTGTATTTCTACCGCAATGAAAGAGAAGCTCAACCTCGGAGTTGGATCTGCATAGATGGATACACAGCCAAATCCGCACCCAATGCTGTGAGGGATTCCAAGAAAAAGCCATTGTGCTTTGAAGTCATTTGCCCAGCAAATAAAAAACTGCAG TTCATAGCAAGCTCACCAAATGATATGGAGCAGTGGGTAACAGCCATAAACAAACGAAGTGGTTCATCAAGCAACATTAGAAGCTCAGACACAACAAACCCAGATGAGGACAACACAAGCACATATGAAGATGTGGATCTTATTTGTGCATCGCTCCAAGGATAG